TGCAACACGCTGAGATTCGAGAGATTCTCTTTACTCAACGCCAGATCCAGTCGGGCCAGTTCGGATCGTCGCGCGTAGTCTTGATAGCTGGTGCGGGCCAAATCCAATTTACGAGTAATCTGAGCGAGCATGATTTCACTCTTGTTGATCTGCTTCAGTTCCTCGCTGACCTCGGCGATCTGCCGCGACAAGATCGACCTACGGGTCGCCAATGAGTCGGCGATCGCTTGTTGATTGAGCAGCGCCGATTCCATCTCGCGTCGCGACTCGTTGACGCCCATCGTGACCTGGGTAAGAATCTGTTCGGATTCCAACGTCTCTTGTGCCGCGGCGATTTGATCCCGTGTTTGCCGAACTTTGGGATGATCGGGCTGGTATCGCGACATCAATTCATTCTCCACCAATTGCAGCGAATACAATTGCTCTCGCATCCCCTGTGCGGCGCTGCTGGGTAGACCTGTCGTCTCGGATAACCGAACGCGAGCGGGCAAACTTGAAATCAATTGCGTGCGAGATTCGATCTCCCGCTCCGCCGCCTCGCCCTTTGCGATAGTGTCCATTAGCGCGTCTTGCAATGACGCCAATTGAGCAATTTTCGCTTGCCGATGTTGGTTCAACTCGGAGACACCCGTTTCATTCTTAAACTGCAACAACTCATCTTCCAACGCCGCCACCTCTTCGGACAACTGCTGCGTTTGAGTGAGAAAGAAGTCGTTGGAACCTTCCGATTGATGAACCCGGACCTGTGCATCGATCGAAGACTCGATAACCTCTTGGATCACTTCGGCCGCCAATTCGGGACTGGTCGTTTCGTACCGCAACCCGATGATCGCTGTGGATCTTGGATTAAAGGTCTCCAACTTATTTTCAAGACTTGCGATCGCCATGTCTCGTGGGCTGTCGACATACACGGGGCTGAGCGATTTGATGTATTCGATATCGATCGGCAACCAGCTCGGCTTCCTATCGCCTGACTGTTCGAGAATCTTCTCCACCCCGACCCGATCGACAACACGCTCCAAGACATTCCGGCTGCGGACCAGCGTTTGCACGGAATAAATCTCTTTTTCGCGCGCCTCCTGAACCGACACGGTCTGACCGACCGTAGCGGTCGGATCGAGCCCGATCGTCTCCTTTCCTAATCGGATAAACAGCTTTGCTTCCGACGTATACTTTGGCTTGACGTTGCACAAGTATCCCATCGTGGCGGCACTCACCAAAACAAAGACGATCAACATCTTTCCTTTGTGTTGCCAACAAGACTGTACAAGATCCAAATGATCTTCGGTGCGTCGATTTTCTGTAGTCATTGGACTGACGTTCCTGCGAGGTTAACCAATTTCGATGGCATGCCGACCGGGTGCTTCAACGGATGAGGAACTGGGGGTTCCAAGTTTTTGTTGTGGACGTCGCCGTCGGGTTTCGGCGAACTTGGCCCACTCGGCATCGACCAATTCAGCCAATTCCGCCCGAAAACGCTGTGGCCGAAATCCTTCGGCATGACATCGTGTGGCTTGTAGGTCGAATTGATCTTGTTGGCGTTCGAACGCGTCGACGGCGTCGGCTACGCTTTGGGGAACCTGTTCCTCAAAGAAACACCCCGTCACACCTTCGACCACTGTTTCCAGGCTGCCACCGCGACCGTAAGCGATCACCGGCGTCGCACAGGCTTGGGCTTCCACCGACGTGATCCCAAAGTCTTCTTCAGCGGCAAACACAAACGCCTTCGCCCCCTGCATCAATTGGCTCATCCGTTCATGTGGCAGATATCCCATCAGTTCCACATTGGCGGGACAATTCGCTTTGAGCGTCTTGTACATGGGGCCATCGCCTACGACCAATAGTTTGCGCTCGGGCATCAACCGGAACGCTTCGACGATCAGATCGACGCGTTTGTAAGGAACCAACCGCGAGGCAGCGATGTAGTAATCTTCTTTATCATAATTGGGCTTGAAGGCGTCGACATCGACTGGCGGATAAATCACTTCCGCCTTGCGACCGTAACACTTTTGAATTCGATTCGCGATAAATTGGCTGTTAGCGACAAATGTGTCGACACGGGTCGCAGAAACGTTATCCCACAATCGCATGTAGTGCAGAATCATCCGCGTCGCCATGCTCCGCAAACCCCAGGTCAGTTTTGATTCACGCAGGTACTGCGATTGAAACTCCCAGGCGTATCGGATCGGAGTGTGAACGTAGCTGATGTGTAATTGGTCGGGTCCACAGATTACGCCTTTGGCAACCGCGTGATTCGAAGACAAGATCACGTCGTACGCGCTCAAATCCCATTGCTCGACTGCCATCGGCATCAGTGGCAGGTAATGACGCAGGAAACGTCGTAGGAAGGGGAGCTTTTGGATAAAACTGGTTGTTGGTTCCTTGCCGCGCAAAAAGCTGCGATCTTCGTCCGACAAGATGTCGGCGACCGCAAACAGATCCGATTCGGGATATTGCAACAACATCTGCTCGACCACGCGTTCGGAACCTGCGTAGGTGGTCAGCCATTCGTGGATAAGTGCTACGTTTTTCATGGACTATTCCGCTGTTGCCTCGAGAGATTGCACGATCGTTGGTACCGAATGGTGTTCCGCATCGGCAAGCGGTTGTAGAACTCTGCTGACCTTGTCGGCGGTCGCTTCCCAGCTGAAATCACTCGCCCGCTGCAGTCCCGCTGGAATCAACTCGCGACGCAGCGAGTCGTCTTCCAACGCGCGACGCATCCCGTTGGCGATGCTTTCGGGATCGGTATCGACCAAGACCGCCGCATCCCCCGCCACCTCGGGCAACGAGGTCACGTTGCTGCAGACGACGGGCGTCCCACAGGCCATCGATTCGATCACCGGTAAACCGAAGCCTTCGTATTCCGACGCCAGGACGGTTGCCTCCGCACCGCGATAAGCGGCCGCAAGTTCGTCGTCGGACAATTTCCCTAGAAAGTGCACGCGGTCGGTGATTCCCAGCTGCCGCATCGTATCGTCGGTTTCCGATGTCGCTTTTCCGGTCAGTGCCAAATCGACATCGGTCGTTGAGCAGATCTGCGCGAACGCTTTCAACAATCCACCAACATTCTTATGAGGGCGTTGATTTCCCACATACAACAGGTAGCGGCTGTCGAGTTGTTGTCGAGGTCCATCGGCGGTGAACGCGCTACCAACGCCGTTGTAAACCACTTCCACCTGCGACGGTTCGATCCCGGCCCAGGCGACGATTTCAGCTTTCGAAAATTCGGAAACGGTGAGAACCTTGTAGGCTCGACGGGCTGCGGGTCGGATCACATGTTGACAATAGAGTCGTTTGGCCAACGAAGCTTCGGCCGGATAGTTCACGTAGATCAAATCGTGAATCGTAAAAACAAAGGGTCGATTGGCAAACATCGGCCAGGATAGCGGAACGTTGAATCCCGGTGAAAACAGGGGGGATTTCTTCTTTCGCATCAACCATGCCAGCCGCAGACAATCCATAGGACTTGTCGGGCTACCGCCAATCGACGGGCGATTCAAACAGGCGACACGATCGTCCAATTCGGTGGCGAAACGGCCAATCCCCGTGGGGCTGATCCAACGTGAATCGTAGATAATCTCTTGGCGTGTATTCATGATTCGTTCCTCGGCGCTGACTTGATCTTCGTTGCGACAGCGGCGGCGAGAAGGACCGCTAGGATCATGAAAGTGAATGAACCGGCGGCGAAATAATAGGTCCGCCACAATTCAAAAAATCCGTACAGGACGACACATCCAATCAGACACAACAGGTTGTCGGCACGCCAAAAGTAGCTGCCTACCATGGCCATTAAAAAGCTAGCCCAAGCGATGACGGGAAACGCCCAATAGCCGAGATCACCATACATCTCCACAAAGGCAGAGTTGGTTGTTAACGTCTCGTCGATATCGACCTCGTGCAGATACCACTGGGTTGCAACACCACCGGAATTGTCGTCGACCTTCATCCCCACGGGATGCAAAAACGTCGGTGTTATGTATTTGATCACGTACCCAAACGAACCGCGCGATGGCTGGTTGGCCGCGATCCGCGCCACTCCGATACTCGCTTGCACCGGGGCGCCGACATAACGCTGCACTTCCAAGAAGGTCATCGCGAGGGGGTTTTCCACGCCAAAATGATCGCGGTAGCTGCCAGCGCTGCGGACCCATGTAAAGGCGACGATACAGACCGCCAACCCCACGCCGGCAATCGTGATCGTGCGCGTTTTAACTCGGGAAAGAGCATCGAATCGGATCGCCAATCCGCCGGCAAAGATCACCGTTTGAACGATCAGAATCCTCGCGGAAATCGCCGTCGCGGCCAGCATCAAGCCGAGATTCAAAATGTCTAACCGACTGACTTTCTGTAGGAAGACCAGCCGGTACAAGGCGTAACCACCAACCAACGACGTGGTGTAACGCAAGGAATACAGATGGTTGTAGTTGGCGTAGAGAGAATCTTTGAGCAGATTGAACTGTTGTGTCTTAATCAATTCGACCAACGAAGCACCGTTGCGAAGTGCTGCCAGCCAAGCACCCGCGACCCCCAAAAACGCTAAGCACGTCAGCGTTTTGTAGAAGATCGTGGTGTCGAACGCGTCTTTGGACATCATGTGCATCGGAGGCAGCGCGGTAGCAAAGCGTTGACCGATCGCGGCACAGACACCAATGCAACCATACCAACCGACCAAGATCATCAGGTTCGAGAACGCCAAATCTTCGCGAATTTGATACCCACCCGAACCTTCTGTCGACGGACACAACCACATCAACACACCGATCGAAAGAAACGGCAGGAAAACCATACTCGGCTGCCAAATCGCCGCCGCGCATTTCGCAACCCATGTGGGTTGATGCGGTTCGATTTGCAGCGTGTCGGTTGTCATGGAAGTCGGTCGGATCGAAGTTGTCGAAGCGTCTTGTTGAATTGTTTTTTGTGAAAGCTATCCAGTGCATCCTAATTGCGGATCGGTTATCTCACCGCACCCTTGTCCGCTTTACCCCACTTCTGCCTAACAGCGGCCAGCATTTCCCGCCCGGTCCACAAAACCCGAACATCCATCACCGTCCAGACACCAACCGACCAACGGGCGAACAGACAAAAGCCGATACATTGCAGCGAGACGATCGAAGACCAAGCGATTGCCAAACCAACGATTCCCCATCGCTCTGTCAGCAATACTCCGCTGGCGAACAGCGCTACCGAGGTGAATAGGTTGATCCACAATGCCTTCATGTGCTGGCCCGACATCATCAGTGTCAGCTCCGCCGCGCCCACACACACAAACACGACCTGGCCGAGACACAAAATCCGCAACACCATCGCGCCGCCCGCGTAGTAGGGTCCAAAGATGAAGGCGGCGATATCACCAGGGAACATCATGATCGGGATGCAGACGAGGATCGCAGCACCTGCGGCAAACGTGGCCGCCGAGCGCAAAATTCGTTGTAGATCCTGCAATCGGCCCTGCGCTCTCAGTTCGGCAATCGATGCGATCACGGTGAGATTCACCAGTTGCATAGGCATCCCGATCAACAACATCAAACGCCGCGCGGCGGCATATAACGCCAACTGTTCGTGATCGACGATTGCCCCGCCGATCCAAATGTCCGCTTGACCAGTGATGTAAGAAAGACCTTGGGTCAGCATCAGCGGCAGACAGACGATCAACAGCGCCGACATCGGCATATTGTTGGAAATCTGATCGCCCGGTTCGATCTGGGCCATACGCGCTTTGGCGATTCGATCGACGCTGAAGATCGCCAGCGGAACCATCAAACAGAGTGAGATCGCACAAAAGATCATCACCTGTTCCAACGACGGAACCATCCACAAAGTGATCCCAATGCTTAACCCGATGAACAAAAGATTGCACAACGGGCCGCCAAATTGACCGGTCAAAAGTATCGACAATCGCGAATCGTGAAAGCTCCGCAGCAGGCTGGCGCACAATTGAATCGTCGCCGACCCCAACACACTCAACGCCACCAGCGGAGCGAGCATCGCAACATTTTCGATTCCAAAGAGCGGCGCGCCTGCGTAATACAAGAATCCCAGACAGAGCAGGCTGCCGGTAACGATCGACGCCGCAGCAACTTGGGCTCCCTGGCGGAGAACCGCTTGAGCGCCCGCAACATCGTTCAGACCGATCCGTTCGGAGACAAACCGAACCAAGGCTGCGTTGAGGCCAAACATCGCCACAAAGCCAGCAAATGTCAGGATGCTGGCCAACAAGAAGAAGACGCCGACGTCGGCGGGGGGCAGAATCCGAGCCAAAACGATGTTGAGCCCGATCGCGGTGCCGATCCCCAACAACCGACCGCCAACCACCCAGAAGCTCTCGCGAAACAGACGCGCCCGCGTTCGATGAAGTCTCGATTCAACCGGAGCTTCGACCGACTCGCCTTCCGCTGGCGGTGATTCGTCGACCCGATCGTCCAAAGGGACGATCGCGGCGGTCGGTGATCCCGACTCCGCAAGCGCTCGATCGTCTCGCTGTTTGTCACTCATCAAACTAAATCGTTCCCCGGCGCGGCACCACCACTCGAACTCGCGGATTTCATCTATCGCTGTCCATCTTGCACGCTCGAATTCAATTTGGCCCCATCCACCTCCGATTCGGCTCGATTCGCAATCCCCGAAGGCGACACAAAAAGGAATACCCGCACATTCCCTCCCTCACGCCCCCCAATTGAATCAGCCCCATGGCTCCGGTCGACCCATGATCGCGCCAACTGAAAAGGCACAATCCCCTTGCGCTAAGATTCATCCAGATCCCAACATTGGTAGAGAACAAACCTTTGCCGCGATGTAGCAAAACCTGGCAACCAAGAGACGTCCCGATAGAAACACCAACACCCACAGGCGCGCGTGATCGCTTGGCAACGCCGTCGGAGGGGCACTGGGGGAATAGCGATCGGGGTGAGGCTACACAAAGAGAACGTGAAAGCGGAGTGTGTCATTGCACTCCGCTTTTTTGTGCCTAGCGATCGAGTTCGCTCAAGAAGAGTGGAGCGTTTTCTATTTGAAAACCCTCGCTGTCCAAAACGCCAGGTTCCCGCGAACGGGGCCTGGCGCTTGGATTGGACTTTGGCTACTCGCTGGCCTTGTTGTTCCGCTGGGCCGCTTCCAGCTTGCGGATGTCTGCGGGACTCAAGTTGGGTCGCTGCAGTTTCAAAGTCAGCTTGTTCAGCTTGCCGGTGAACTCAAATGGCGTTTGGTAGTCCTTGTCGTCGACCGGTGTGCCGGTGTCCGATCCGATATCAAACGTTTCATCCCATTGCAGAATCAGTGGAATCGTATGGGGAAGCTTGCCGGTGGCGACTTCCTTCCCATCGACTTTGAGGACGCCGGTGCCGCTTTGGCCGATGCCGCTGAGGTTGTTGTAGGCCAATGTGCCCATCCCCATGCCGTCGTAGGTGAATTCAAACTCCAACACGTGCTTGCCCGGTGCGAGCGCGTCGAGTCCTTCCCAACGCTGGCGTTTCAGATCGACGAGGTTCCACAGAAAGACCGGCTTGCCTTTGAGTAGGTAGAAGCCGTAGCCGCCGAAGCGTCCGCCCGATGTCAGCAACATCCCTTCGGCACCCTTTTCGGGCACATCGATATCGGCGGTGATCGAATACGAACAATTGATAAGAACCGGCGAATCACCTTGTGGGACGCCGGTCATCGGTTGCGTGTAAGTGAACTCGGTCCGTCCGGCGGCGATGTTTGGTCGCGGCGCGACCAACCGGGTCGCGACGGTCGCGTCCAGCGGAAGCACTTGATACTTGCGAGCTTCCACAAGGAACAACGCCTTCATCTCTTCGAGCTTTTCCGGATTCTCAGCGGCAACGTCGTTGCACTGCGTCCAATCTTTGGTCAGGTCGTAGAGTTCCCAAGTGACGTTATTGACGGGATCTTGATTGACAGCGCCAACGATTTCCCATGGTGGACGGACGACCTTCGTGCTGGCCATCCAACCCTCATGATAGATCGCGTGGTCTCCCATCATTTCGAAGTACTGCGTCTTGTGCGTCGACGGAGCGTTAGCACTCGATTCGTCGAACGTGTAGGCAAAGCTGACGCCTTCGATCGGCTTCTGCGGAATGCCATCAACTTCTTCGGGAGCCGCGATGCCAGCGGTTTCAAGAATCGTTGGTACCACATCGATCACGTGGTGGAACTGGTGACGAATTCCGCCGGCATCTTTGATCTTTGCTGGCCACGATACACACATCCCCTGGCGAACGCCTCCTAGATGCGAAGCAACCTGCTTGGTCCAACTGTAAGGCGTGCAGAACGACCACGACCATGGAACGGCCATGTGATTGTAGGTCTGATCCGAACCCCATACGTCGTAGAACTTCTCCAGTTGCAGTTCGACGGGAACTTCGACGCCGTTAAACGCAGCGACTTCGTTTGGTGTTCCAAGAGGAGTTCCTTCGACGCTGCCGCCATTGTCGCCACTGATGTAGATGATCAGCGTATCATCCAGTTTGCCCATGTCTTCGACGGCTTGAATGACGCGTCCGATTTCATGGTCGGTGTAGGCCAGGTAGGCGGCATAGACTTCGACTTGGCGAATGAACAGCTTCTTCTCGTCGGCGGTTAATTCGTCCCACTGCTTCAGCAGATCATTGGGCCACGGCGTCAGTTGGGCATCGGCCGGGATCACTCCCAATTTCTTTTGGTTGGCGAAAATTGTTTTGCGAAGTTCGTTCCAGCCCTCGTCGAAGAGATGCATGTCGCTGATCTTCTTGATCCACTCGGGCGTCGCGTGGTGAGGTGCATGCGTGCCGCCAGGAACGTAATAACAGAAGAACGGTTTGCTCGGATCGATCTGATTCAGCTGGTTCAGTTTTTCGATCGCATCGTCCGCTTGCGCGGTCGTCAGGTTCCACTCGGGATTATCGACATAGGGATAGATAGCCGTTGTTTGACGGTACAGATTCGGTTGCCATTGGCTCGTATCGCCACCGACAAATCCGTAGAAATAATCGAATCCCATGCCGATCGGCCACTGATCAAACGGGC
Above is a genomic segment from Rosistilla ulvae containing:
- a CDS encoding GumC family protein, with the translated sequence MTTENRRTEDHLDLVQSCWQHKGKMLIVFVLVSAATMGYLCNVKPKYTSEAKLFIRLGKETIGLDPTATVGQTVSVQEAREKEIYSVQTLVRSRNVLERVVDRVGVEKILEQSGDRKPSWLPIDIEYIKSLSPVYVDSPRDMAIASLENKLETFNPRSTAIIGLRYETTSPELAAEVIQEVIESSIDAQVRVHQSEGSNDFFLTQTQQLSEEVAALEDELLQFKNETGVSELNQHRQAKIAQLASLQDALMDTIAKGEAAEREIESRTQLISSLPARVRLSETTGLPSSAAQGMREQLYSLQLVENELMSRYQPDHPKVRQTRDQIAAAQETLESEQILTQVTMGVNESRREMESALLNQQAIADSLATRRSILSRQIAEVSEELKQINKSEIMLAQITRKLDLARTSYQDYARRSELARLDLALSKENLSNLSVLQKPSDSKIPSSPKVMLTLATGMTLAVFLSVLVGMIAQWRSIHIQHPAEDRSNNAGAAWKSHPFANIANRFFSFRWL
- a CDS encoding glycosyltransferase, with product MKNVALIHEWLTTYAGSERVVEQMLLQYPESDLFAVADILSDEDRSFLRGKEPTTSFIQKLPFLRRFLRHYLPLMPMAVEQWDLSAYDVILSSNHAVAKGVICGPDQLHISYVHTPIRYAWEFQSQYLRESKLTWGLRSMATRMILHYMRLWDNVSATRVDTFVANSQFIANRIQKCYGRKAEVIYPPVDVDAFKPNYDKEDYYIAASRLVPYKRVDLIVEAFRLMPERKLLVVGDGPMYKTLKANCPANVELMGYLPHERMSQLMQGAKAFVFAAEEDFGITSVEAQACATPVIAYGRGGSLETVVEGVTGCFFEEQVPQSVADAVDAFERQQDQFDLQATRCHAEGFRPQRFRAELAELVDAEWAKFAETRRRRPQQKLGTPSSSSVEAPGRHAIEIG
- a CDS encoding glycosyltransferase family 4 protein — translated: MNTRQEIIYDSRWISPTGIGRFATELDDRVACLNRPSIGGSPTSPMDCLRLAWLMRKKKSPLFSPGFNVPLSWPMFANRPFVFTIHDLIYVNYPAEASLAKRLYCQHVIRPAARRAYKVLTVSEFSKAEIVAWAGIEPSQVEVVYNGVGSAFTADGPRQQLDSRYLLYVGNQRPHKNVGGLLKAFAQICSTTDVDLALTGKATSETDDTMRQLGITDRVHFLGKLSDDELAAAYRGAEATVLASEYEGFGLPVIESMACGTPVVCSNVTSLPEVAGDAAVLVDTDPESIANGMRRALEDDSLRRELIPAGLQRASDFSWEATADKVSRVLQPLADAEHHSVPTIVQSLEATAE
- a CDS encoding lipopolysaccharide biosynthesis protein, translating into MSDKQRDDRALAESGSPTAAIVPLDDRVDESPPAEGESVEAPVESRLHRTRARLFRESFWVVGGRLLGIGTAIGLNIVLARILPPADVGVFFLLASILTFAGFVAMFGLNAALVRFVSERIGLNDVAGAQAVLRQGAQVAAASIVTGSLLCLGFLYYAGAPLFGIENVAMLAPLVALSVLGSATIQLCASLLRSFHDSRLSILLTGQFGGPLCNLLFIGLSIGITLWMVPSLEQVMIFCAISLCLMVPLAIFSVDRIAKARMAQIEPGDQISNNMPMSALLIVCLPLMLTQGLSYITGQADIWIGGAIVDHEQLALYAAARRLMLLIGMPMQLVNLTVIASIAELRAQGRLQDLQRILRSAATFAAGAAILVCIPIMMFPGDIAAFIFGPYYAGGAMVLRILCLGQVVFVCVGAAELTLMMSGQHMKALWINLFTSVALFASGVLLTERWGIVGLAIAWSSIVSLQCIGFCLFARWSVGVWTVMDVRVLWTGREMLAAVRQKWGKADKGAVR
- a CDS encoding arylsulfatase, which translates into the protein MKKNCMRAVARRLFSVLAGALVMTSLGWSQDDASSAPGRGGPTANSAFVPQVTGDLGSPAATTTIDGKQLPAPAEKFGGKISENAAQSKAWWAPAIVPPKDAPNVLLIMTDDVGFGAPSTFGGVIPTPALDRIGKAGLRYTQFHSTSLCSPTRAALITGRNHHSAGFGVISEQSTGFPGYNSIIEKDKATIGRILKDNGYSTSWFGKDHNVPTFQASQVGPFDQWPIGMGFDYFYGFVGGDTSQWQPNLYRQTTAIYPYVDNPEWNLTTAQADDAIEKLNQLNQIDPSKPFFCYYVPGGTHAPHHATPEWIKKISDMHLFDEGWNELRKTIFANQKKLGVIPADAQLTPWPNDLLKQWDELTADEKKLFIRQVEVYAAYLAYTDHEIGRVIQAVEDMGKLDDTLIIYISGDNGGSVEGTPLGTPNEVAAFNGVEVPVELQLEKFYDVWGSDQTYNHMAVPWSWSFCTPYSWTKQVASHLGGVRQGMCVSWPAKIKDAGGIRHQFHHVIDVVPTILETAGIAAPEEVDGIPQKPIEGVSFAYTFDESSANAPSTHKTQYFEMMGDHAIYHEGWMASTKVVRPPWEIVGAVNQDPVNNVTWELYDLTKDWTQCNDVAAENPEKLEEMKALFLVEARKYQVLPLDATVATRLVAPRPNIAAGRTEFTYTQPMTGVPQGDSPVLINCSYSITADIDVPEKGAEGMLLTSGGRFGGYGFYLLKGKPVFLWNLVDLKRQRWEGLDALAPGKHVLEFEFTYDGMGMGTLAYNNLSGIGQSGTGVLKVDGKEVATGKLPHTIPLILQWDETFDIGSDTGTPVDDKDYQTPFEFTGKLNKLTLKLQRPNLSPADIRKLEAAQRNNKASE